A window from Leptospira meyeri encodes these proteins:
- a CDS encoding PadR family transcriptional regulator, with the protein MRINEFFSSFIKIHILHHCEKEEIYGVWMMEELKEHGYKISPGSLYPMLKNLEEKGLIRSRVEQIGKVKRKFYRITSKGKKELFAAKAKLKELIGEILSK; encoded by the coding sequence ATGCGAATTAATGAATTTTTCTCCAGTTTTATTAAAATTCATATTTTGCATCATTGTGAAAAAGAAGAAATTTATGGTGTTTGGATGATGGAAGAACTAAAAGAACATGGATATAAAATCAGTCCAGGTTCTCTGTATCCGATGCTAAAAAATTTAGAAGAAAAAGGGCTTATCCGTTCTCGAGTTGAACAAATTGGAAAAGTAAAACGTAAATTTTATCGCATCACATCAAAAGGAAAAAAAGAACTGTTCGCCGCAAAAGCAAAATTAAAGGAATTAATTGGTGAAATACTGAGTAAATAA
- the chrA gene encoding chromate efflux transporter, which yields MKKYFEVFFTALKLGCTSFGGPIAHLSYFHDEYVTKKKWMSALAYADLVALCQFLPGPASSQVGMAIGLSRAGIFGAILSWIGFTLPSAIILILFGLGVSTLEVTNHNHWLHGLKVVAVAVVAQAILGMGKKLCPDKERITIALITSVILLFFSFAFLQILILIFFGIIGIFFLKSSSDLPHEPLHKGNKNLGYLFLILFFVLLLILPLLREIYSNQTIKLFDSFYRAGALVFGGGHVVLPLLQSEVVPSGWVSNDLFLAGYGISNAIPGPLFAFSGYLGAVSNLEPNAWEGAIICLVAAFLPSFLLVVGILPFWEKLRNNPNIRKSMLGINASVVGILLAALYQPVWTSAILSPKDFALAISGFLFLEYWKTPSWVVVIATVLISFFIY from the coding sequence TTGAAAAAATATTTTGAAGTTTTTTTTACTGCACTCAAACTCGGCTGTACTTCGTTTGGTGGTCCAATCGCGCACTTAAGTTATTTTCATGATGAGTATGTAACTAAAAAAAAATGGATGAGCGCACTTGCGTATGCAGACTTGGTTGCCCTTTGCCAGTTTTTACCTGGTCCTGCCAGTAGCCAAGTGGGCATGGCCATTGGACTTTCCCGAGCTGGGATTTTCGGTGCAATCCTTTCCTGGATTGGTTTTACTTTACCATCAGCCATCATTCTGATTCTCTTTGGACTCGGTGTATCAACATTGGAAGTCACAAATCACAACCACTGGCTTCATGGATTAAAAGTGGTTGCTGTAGCTGTGGTCGCACAAGCAATCCTTGGCATGGGAAAAAAACTTTGTCCCGATAAAGAACGAATCACTATCGCTCTCATAACAAGCGTTATCCTTCTTTTTTTTAGTTTTGCTTTTTTGCAAATATTGATTCTAATTTTTTTTGGAATTATTGGGATTTTTTTTCTTAAATCTTCTTCTGACCTTCCACATGAACCTTTACATAAAGGAAATAAAAACTTAGGATATTTATTTTTAATCCTATTTTTTGTATTACTACTCATTCTACCTTTATTAAGAGAAATATATTCAAACCAAACAATCAAACTATTTGATAGTTTTTATCGAGCCGGTGCACTCGTGTTTGGAGGCGGCCATGTTGTACTACCACTTTTGCAATCAGAAGTTGTTCCTTCTGGTTGGGTAAGTAATGATTTGTTCCTTGCAGGTTATGGTATTTCCAACGCAATTCCCGGTCCACTGTTTGCTTTTAGTGGTTATTTGGGAGCTGTGTCCAATCTAGAACCAAACGCATGGGAAGGAGCGATCATTTGTTTGGTGGCAGCTTTCCTACCGTCTTTTCTTTTGGTAGTTGGGATTTTGCCATTCTGGGAAAAACTCCGAAACAACCCAAACATTCGTAAATCCATGTTAGGAATCAATGCGTCCGTTGTTGGGATACTACTCGCCGCCCTTTATCAGCCTGTCTGGACAAGTGCCATTCTCTCCCCAAAAGATTTTGCTCTTGCCATCTCCGGTTTTTTGTTTTTGGAATATTGGAAAACTCCTTCTTGGGTCGTAGTAATTGCTACAGTCCTAATTAGTTTTTTTATTTATTAG
- a CDS encoding DinB family protein, producing the protein MKDFFLRNNAYHIWATNLLYDSIDTLSEEDYKKDIGLFFNSIHGTLNHLLLVEKVWYSRLIREVYVPSSLAEELEPDRQTLKSRMIQSLERWDSFLADLDNSIWETIFRYKTMRGFETELIFCDVVQHNFNHRTHHRGQITAAITQLGGKSPEIDYVYYLQTKGK; encoded by the coding sequence ATGAAAGATTTTTTCTTGAGAAACAATGCTTATCATATTTGGGCCACAAATCTTTTGTACGATTCGATCGATACTTTATCGGAAGAAGATTACAAAAAAGATATTGGTTTATTTTTTAACTCCATACATGGAACACTCAATCACTTGTTACTTGTGGAAAAGGTATGGTATTCACGACTCATCAGAGAAGTCTACGTCCCTTCGTCTTTAGCTGAAGAACTTGAACCCGACCGTCAAACATTAAAAAGCCGAATGATTCAAAGTTTAGAACGATGGGATTCTTTCCTCGCAGACCTTGACAATTCAATTTGGGAAACTATTTTTCGTTATAAGACAATGAGAGGGTTTGAAACCGAGCTTATTTTTTGTGATGTGGTACAACACAATTTTAACCACAGAACCCATCACCGGGGACAAATCACTGCCGCTATCACCCAGCTAGGTGGTAAATCTCCAGAAATTGATTATGTTTATTACTTACAAACCAAAGGAAAATAG
- a CDS encoding GNAT family N-acetyltransferase, protein MKIRQANYKDISKITPVFDEYRQFYGQPTNIIGANRFLQDRMEHAQSIIFLAEDPNSGEIAGFTQLYPVFSSISMQRSYILNDLFVKNKFRKQGIAKQLIAEAKSFTKSNSGKGLELSTSTHNKEARALYAKEGFEQETEFLTYFWKSV, encoded by the coding sequence ATGAAAATAAGACAAGCGAACTATAAAGACATTTCTAAAATTACCCCTGTATTCGACGAATACAGACAATTCTATGGACAACCAACTAACATAATAGGCGCAAATCGATTTTTGCAAGATAGAATGGAACATGCACAATCCATTATATTTCTAGCAGAAGATCCAAACAGTGGCGAAATCGCTGGATTTACACAACTATATCCAGTATTCTCTTCCATTTCTATGCAAAGATCCTATATCTTAAATGACCTTTTTGTAAAAAATAAATTTCGTAAACAAGGAATCGCCAAACAATTGATTGCGGAAGCCAAATCCTTTACCAAATCAAATTCTGGTAAAGGATTAGAACTTTCCACTTCTACCCATAACAAAGAAGCTCGTGCTTTGTATGCAAAGGAAGGTTTTGAACAAGAAACAGAATTTTTAACTTATTTCTGGAAGTCTGTTTAA
- a CDS encoding FMN-binding negative transcriptional regulator has translation MYIPEHFQMETEFIYQSIEENPFSVLVSESENGMVATHLPLLLSKDKQTLVGHFAKPNPQKESVGKEVLCIFSGPHCYISPSWYETERAVPTWNFTAVHVKGILKIVEDSKKIHEGLVTLVKRFESKDSKYRIESVDINYIEGLKKGIIPFEIQITHIEGKQKLSQNHSVERRNLVISNLDSKSGENEKAIASLMRKNLIQ, from the coding sequence ATGTACATTCCCGAACATTTTCAAATGGAAACCGAATTCATTTATCAATCTATCGAAGAAAACCCTTTTTCGGTATTAGTATCTGAATCAGAAAATGGGATGGTGGCGACACATTTGCCTCTGCTTCTTTCTAAGGACAAACAAACATTAGTTGGACATTTTGCAAAACCGAATCCACAAAAGGAGAGTGTAGGAAAAGAAGTCCTTTGTATTTTTTCTGGTCCACATTGTTATATATCGCCTTCTTGGTATGAAACCGAAAGGGCAGTTCCAACATGGAATTTCACGGCTGTCCATGTTAAAGGAATTCTAAAAATTGTAGAAGATTCAAAAAAAATCCATGAAGGTTTGGTTACTCTTGTCAAACGTTTCGAATCAAAAGATTCTAAATACCGAATTGAATCTGTAGATATCAATTACATCGAAGGATTAAAAAAAGGAATTATTCCTTTTGAAATTCAAATTACTCACATTGAAGGCAAACAAAAACTCAGCCAAAATCATTCGGTGGAACGTCGGAATTTGGTGATATCAAATTTAGATTCGAAGTCCGGAGAAAATGAAAAAGCGATTGCATCTTTAATGAGAAAAAACCTAATTCAATAA
- a CDS encoding NAD(P)/FAD-dependent oxidoreductase, translating into MKLELNVRVTPEIASNPDHLLQFVSKQNKIPKSDIKHIECTSRSIDARQKNVVFQLRLEVYINENFIPLEYPVPHFRNVSLAEPVIIIGAGPAGLFAALRVLELGKKPIILERGKNVKERVEDLRGINVHHIVNEDSNYCFGEGGAGTYSDGKLYTRSKKRGNIRKVLEYLVTFGATKQILVDAHPHIGTNKLPRIIQNIRECILAAGGEIHFKTRITDLILSGNSITGVKSNSGEKWMAKNVIIATGHSGREMFQLLYEKGIQIQTKPLAIGVRVEHPQSLIDSIQYHCDIKNPLLPASEYSLVKQINGRGVYSFCMCPGGVIAPCATKPGEVVTNGWSSAERSRPTANSGIVVELRFDDFKPFESYGVFSALQYQASIEQKAFVMNGGTQKAPAQRMVDFTKNKISNDLPKTSYTPGLVSVSLSELLPPLIADSLKKGFQEFESSMKGYFTNEAIIHAPETRTSSPIQVPRNQETLEHIQIKGLFPCGEGAGYAGGIVSAAIDGMKCAEAAITGSFTK; encoded by the coding sequence TTGAAACTAGAACTAAATGTAAGAGTCACACCGGAAATTGCATCAAATCCAGACCATTTGTTGCAGTTTGTATCCAAACAAAACAAAATTCCAAAGTCCGATATCAAACATATTGAATGTACTTCTCGTTCAATTGATGCCAGACAAAAAAATGTAGTTTTCCAATTACGATTGGAAGTTTATATCAATGAAAATTTCATTCCGCTCGAATATCCAGTTCCGCATTTTCGCAATGTAAGTTTAGCAGAACCAGTTATTATCATTGGTGCAGGACCGGCTGGACTCTTTGCCGCCTTACGTGTATTAGAGTTAGGAAAAAAACCAATCATCTTAGAACGTGGGAAAAATGTCAAAGAACGAGTGGAAGATCTGCGAGGAATCAATGTTCACCACATTGTCAACGAAGATTCCAATTATTGTTTTGGGGAAGGTGGGGCCGGAACCTATTCCGATGGAAAACTCTATACTAGATCCAAAAAACGTGGAAACATTCGAAAAGTTCTAGAATATCTTGTAACTTTTGGTGCAACAAAACAAATATTAGTTGATGCTCATCCTCATATCGGGACTAACAAACTCCCACGTATTATTCAAAACATCAGAGAGTGCATTCTTGCAGCTGGTGGAGAAATTCATTTTAAAACAAGGATTACAGATTTAATTCTCTCAGGAAATTCTATTACCGGAGTAAAGTCTAACTCTGGAGAAAAGTGGATGGCAAAAAACGTCATCATTGCCACTGGCCATTCTGGTAGAGAGATGTTCCAACTTCTTTATGAAAAAGGAATACAAATCCAAACAAAACCTCTAGCGATTGGAGTAAGGGTAGAACATCCGCAAAGTTTAATTGATTCCATCCAATACCATTGTGATATCAAAAATCCTCTTCTCCCTGCGTCCGAGTATTCTCTTGTCAAACAAATCAATGGAAGAGGTGTTTACAGTTTTTGTATGTGTCCCGGTGGTGTGATTGCCCCTTGCGCCACAAAACCGGGGGAAGTAGTCACCAATGGTTGGTCAAGTGCCGAACGTTCTCGTCCTACTGCAAATTCTGGAATCGTCGTAGAACTTCGATTTGATGATTTCAAACCATTTGAATCCTATGGAGTTTTTTCAGCACTGCAGTACCAAGCTTCAATCGAACAAAAAGCCTTTGTTATGAATGGAGGAACGCAAAAAGCACCTGCCCAAAGAATGGTTGATTTTACCAAAAACAAAATTTCAAACGATCTTCCCAAAACTTCTTATACACCGGGACTTGTTTCTGTATCATTGTCAGAATTACTTCCTCCACTCATTGCCGATTCCTTAAAAAAAGGATTTCAAGAATTTGAATCATCAATGAAAGGATACTTCACAAATGAAGCAATTATCCATGCGCCAGAAACACGTACATCATCTCCCATTCAGGTTCCAAGAAATCAAGAAACATTAGAACACATTCAAATCAAAGGATTGTTTCCTTGTGGTGAAGGTGCAGGATATGCGGGCGGAATTGTCTCAGCTGCCATTGATGGGATGAAATGTGCGGAAGCTGCAATTACCGGTAGTTTTACAAAATAA
- a CDS encoding DUF2079 domain-containing protein produces the protein MNFLRHHLPSLVVWSLVFYFLSERSIFRYQHMGAGVDIGLFENLFYNIVHHSKAITSLGIDGKIHHYFADHINWYIYPLSLLYYYFPFIESLLIFQAFVLSIPILIFPFFKRETSYGWSFPLLYALFLPIYWIQIFDFHPEVIWIPLFFLFYYFWKQKSKYWVLFFVLSLLAKEECALVWIVFALTEWHSNQKQSIGIGIIAFSYFVISIILLSGIQNSATYNPMPAHWERYQNPILAIQNLHLFPYLFLFLNIPFLFLQFKNKLILCLLPYLLYSLTSSYEVNKTPFTHHSFIAIPIIFISFMESVETIHTINKRLFVYTSLIVSIFLFLFFGPLTKSYSYRKEYMNQENSGKSYKTLRGLLIDKTVVSNVPHYLSNRTIVTLFLPNQKPSAEYFVLYRFPADPQIFQTPSGYEWKESIEDSIQIFKRKEN, from the coding sequence ATGAATTTTTTACGACATCACCTGCCTTCGTTGGTTGTATGGTCGCTAGTATTCTATTTTTTATCAGAAAGATCCATCTTTCGCTACCAACATATGGGTGCGGGTGTGGATATCGGGCTTTTTGAAAATTTATTCTATAATATAGTTCATCACTCTAAGGCCATTACCTCTCTAGGTATTGATGGTAAAATCCACCATTATTTTGCCGACCATATTAATTGGTACATTTACCCCTTATCTCTGTTATACTATTATTTTCCATTTATTGAAAGTTTACTTATATTCCAAGCCTTTGTTTTGAGTATTCCGATTTTAATCTTTCCCTTTTTTAAGAGAGAAACTTCATATGGGTGGTCTTTTCCTTTGTTATATGCCTTATTCCTTCCGATTTATTGGATTCAAATTTTTGACTTCCATCCCGAAGTGATATGGATACCTCTCTTCTTTCTATTTTACTATTTCTGGAAACAAAAATCAAAATATTGGGTTCTTTTTTTTGTATTGAGTCTGCTCGCAAAAGAAGAATGCGCATTGGTTTGGATTGTATTTGCATTAACTGAATGGCACTCGAATCAAAAACAAAGTATAGGAATTGGGATTATCGCCTTTTCCTATTTTGTTATTTCTATCATTCTACTAAGTGGAATACAGAATTCTGCAACATACAATCCAATGCCTGCTCATTGGGAACGTTACCAAAATCCAATTTTAGCGATACAAAATTTACATTTGTTTCCGTATCTATTTTTATTCTTAAACATACCGTTTTTATTTTTACAATTCAAAAACAAACTCATCCTTTGTTTGTTACCTTACCTATTGTATTCTCTCACCTCATCATATGAAGTAAACAAAACTCCATTCACCCATCATAGTTTTATTGCGATTCCCATTATTTTCATTAGCTTTATGGAAAGTGTAGAGACCATTCATACGATAAACAAACGATTATTTGTTTACACATCTTTAATTGTTTCGATTTTCCTATTTCTTTTCTTCGGACCATTGACGAAGTCCTATTCATATAGAAAGGAATATATGAACCAAGAAAATTCAGGAAAATCTTACAAAACTCTACGTGGTTTATTAATAGACAAGACAGTTGTTTCCAACGTACCACATTACCTTTCAAACCGAACGATCGTTACATTATTTTTGCCAAACCAAAAACCTTCAGCAGAATATTTTGTATTGTATCGTTTCCCTGCCGATCCTCAAATCTTCCAAACCCCTTCTGGATACGAATGGAAAGAATCCATTGAGGACAGCATACAAATCTTTAAACGTAAGGAAAATTGA
- a CDS encoding LBF_2127 family putative lipoprotein, with amino-acid sequence MKSIVYFIIFFLFIHCSVDLRQVPPPSPNGNTNRPQTNLPLVIGKFEILSADRGVYTDAWRMAFKGHLSSSGIFQNVVTDLDSKTMSEFYTIDVEMKSNFQDKYHWLYSWPVLWPLTGIWPIQYREGEYTVEFKYKLYKNKSIIKEETITKNGNTSQFLYGLYKVRNFHRMIEETNLEAVRTCIQNLSESL; translated from the coding sequence ATGAAATCCATCGTTTACTTTATCATATTCTTTTTATTCATTCATTGTTCCGTTGACTTACGGCAGGTCCCACCCCCATCACCAAATGGAAACACAAATCGACCACAAACTAACCTACCTTTGGTAATTGGAAAGTTTGAAATCCTTTCAGCTGATCGAGGAGTGTATACTGATGCTTGGAGAATGGCATTTAAAGGCCACTTATCCTCGTCTGGAATTTTTCAAAATGTAGTTACTGACTTAGATTCTAAAACCATGTCCGAATTTTATACGATCGATGTGGAAATGAAATCCAACTTCCAAGACAAATACCATTGGTTATATAGTTGGCCTGTTTTGTGGCCTCTTACAGGAATATGGCCCATCCAATATCGAGAAGGTGAATATACTGTAGAATTCAAATACAAATTATATAAAAACAAATCTATAATCAAAGAAGAAACTATTACCAAAAATGGGAATACTTCTCAATTCTTATATGGACTCTATAAAGTAAGAAACTTTCATCGTATGATTGAAGAAACAAACTTAGAAGCTGTTAGAACATGTATCCAAAATTTATCCGAATCATTATAG
- a CDS encoding TolC family protein, with amino-acid sequence MFLFNRHIFLFFLFITPGICVWSEAVDFYDLPKLVGEKSYELKLKEMEIERKKVDIDSKNLRYLPSVNLEHSPFYEALRGDGYNRKGWSTSLNLNWNFQDQGNTVLTNMILELEYERLLLEYRALYQKELFDQAFQYAETLKLLAFYNYDFSNESDADKQFQTVQKLYKQGIESYLVTQNSKVDYFFYKYNAIKSRLDQQKSQSIFRRKFLLKDVALKQIPEREYKILPLEATLSEYEKNLSELNFDIILTINQVKILEIQKLVRFNELWIPDFFVNVYNQSSRESFSGLSGTWANSMEVYDYSRNDFSRYARSSDADFNVGGNFGFRFPLFNRWLSKNEFDKSKVEIKLAKSQSQFLKENTGLYLFELIQQHNNLVELYDISRESKRIAEENYQIMEKAYKTGSASIIELQTVDRRLRDVMRNEIQNRYDLIQLRLQIGLLLGDTMKFLNF; translated from the coding sequence GTGTTTCTTTTTAATCGACATATCTTTTTATTTTTTCTTTTCATTACTCCTGGGATTTGTGTATGGTCCGAGGCGGTAGACTTTTATGACTTACCAAAGTTAGTGGGCGAAAAGTCTTATGAATTGAAATTAAAGGAAATGGAAATTGAACGTAAAAAAGTAGATATAGATTCAAAAAATTTACGTTATTTACCTTCTGTTAATCTGGAGCATTCTCCTTTTTATGAAGCTTTAAGAGGGGATGGATACAATCGAAAAGGTTGGAGCACTTCGCTAAATCTAAATTGGAATTTTCAGGACCAAGGAAATACGGTTTTAACCAACATGATCTTGGAATTAGAATATGAACGTCTCTTACTGGAATATCGTGCCTTATACCAAAAAGAACTATTCGATCAGGCTTTCCAATATGCTGAGACCTTAAAGCTATTAGCTTTTTATAATTATGATTTTTCCAATGAATCGGATGCGGACAAACAATTTCAAACGGTTCAAAAACTCTACAAACAAGGTATAGAATCTTATTTGGTAACCCAAAATTCTAAGGTTGATTATTTCTTTTACAAATACAATGCCATTAAATCTAGATTAGACCAACAAAAAAGTCAGTCCATATTTAGAAGGAAATTTTTATTAAAAGACGTTGCTCTAAAACAAATCCCTGAACGTGAATATAAAATTCTACCCTTGGAAGCAACTCTTTCTGAATACGAGAAGAATCTTTCTGAATTGAACTTTGATATTATTCTAACGATTAACCAGGTAAAAATTTTAGAGATACAAAAATTGGTTAGGTTCAATGAACTGTGGATCCCTGATTTTTTTGTAAACGTTTACAATCAATCCAGTCGTGAATCCTTTTCAGGTTTGAGTGGAACATGGGCCAACTCCATGGAAGTTTACGATTATAGCCGCAATGACTTTAGTCGCTATGCAAGATCTTCGGATGCGGATTTTAATGTTGGAGGAAATTTTGGTTTTAGATTTCCTTTATTCAATCGCTGGTTATCAAAAAATGAATTTGATAAATCCAAAGTTGAAATCAAGTTAGCAAAATCTCAGTCGCAATTTTTAAAAGAAAATACTGGTCTATATCTCTTTGAGTTAATACAACAACATAACAATCTAGTTGAGTTATATGATATTTCCCGTGAAAGTAAACGGATTGCGGAAGAAAATTATCAGATTATGGAAAAGGCATACAAAACTGGATCAGCTTCTATCATCGAATTACAAACGGTCGATAGACGTTTAAGAGATGTTATGCGTAATGAAATCCAAAATCGTTATGATTTAATCCAACTTAGATTACAAATTGGTCTTCTTCTGGGTGACACTATGAAATTTTTAAATTTTTAG